In Helianthus annuus cultivar XRQ/B chromosome 3, HanXRQr2.0-SUNRISE, whole genome shotgun sequence, a single window of DNA contains:
- the LOC110932194 gene encoding probable inactive beta-glucosidase 14: MGGSYVVPRGMQEIANHIKIQYSNKPMFITENGYSSPDVREQRVIELMNDVKRVEFHARYLAHLAKSIREGADVRGYFIWSLMDCYQWNLGYNVRFGLYYVDRQTLTRIPKLSARWYKNFLTNNSKHVYK, from the exons ATGGGAGGATCATATGTTGTTCCTAGAGGTATGCAAGAGATTGCTAACCATATCAAGATTCAATACAGTAACAAGCCCATGTTTATTACCGAAAACG GGTATTCTTCACCGGATGTGCGTGAGCAACGGGTTATTGAGCTAATGAATGATGTCAAGCGAGTTGAATTTCATGCAAGATACCTTGCTCATTTAGCCAAGTCTATTAG AGAGGGAGCAGATGTGCGTGGATATTTCATATGGTCACTTATGGATTGCTATCAATGGAACCTTGGTTATAATGTGAGGTTTGGGTTATACTATGTGGATCGACAAACGCTAACCCGGATACCAAAGCTTTCTGCAAGATGGTACAAGAACTTTCTGACCAACAACAGCAAACATGTGTATAAGTAG